From a region of the Oscarella lobularis chromosome 7, ooOscLobu1.1, whole genome shotgun sequence genome:
- the LOC136189094 gene encoding large ribosomal subunit protein mL40-like, with amino-acid sequence MLFGRIFGSSSVRQLRDIIPCRKSGANLAKKKRKPTDSRKEAAKEAQRILQMRLAQIEASKPQMEENDPELLKPERQRPRSSDDRSEEETTRRFLLVKDWSRYQMEKHKEDMAYFRSVAKCRLKALKELRRLSEELYEKAMTLDKNILPLERVGPSETPPLAQYVAPDAEEDFNLK; translated from the coding sequence ATGCTTTTCGGACGAATTTTCGGTTCTTCGAGTGTCCGACAGCTTCGCGATATCATTCCATGTCGCAAGTCGGGTGCAAATCtagcgaaaaagaagagaaagcctACGGATTCGCGCAAAGAAGCGGCAAAAGAGGCTCAACGAATTTTGCAGATGCGACTCGCTCAAATCGAAGCGTCAAAGCCCCAAATGGAAGAGAACGATCCCGAACTGTTAAAAccggaaagacaaagaccCCGATCGAGCGACGATCGTTCAGAAGAGGAGACGACCCGACGTTTTCTCCTCGTCAAAGATTGGTCGCGATATCAAATGGAAAAGCACAAGGAGGACATGGCCTATTTTCGCAGCGTCGCAAAATGTCGGCTAAAGGCGCTTAAAGAACTAAGACGCCTCTCCGAGGAATTATACGAAAAAGCGATGACTTTAGATAAGAACATCTTACCTTTAGAACGCGTCGGTCCCAGTGAAACGCCCCCTTTGGCCCAGTACGTAGCACCCGACGCCGAAGAAGATTTCAATCTAAAGTGA
- the LOC136189207 gene encoding uncharacterized protein yields MAATISAPPAPTWRRHEPTSDVSDQLPSLKHRDDDGANEDNGSAELPANIRPAELDVICGNPLRVIPLLELVMQNGVGALKTKARGRVNYAGVLELVQLVCKRHESDHGVAHAVLDALDTFIKSCPPHAVAAPLEELVFDLLAVHRDNGSVVAHVFDKFAVMSVTERPCYGILLAMKMLQPANVDVVAHCIRLMRKSRDKGGLEAIFNCVQTLVVGASVPWKRGLVSSNVFSELRSLLDDDDEDLVVLLPMAKRFLVFARQLIERNEQVLREMLELRHHLPMLKLMSRLGDDDDVQLLGCQLLHVFSSTSVGRRLINCLEAYDCIVHCLCNYVDRATILVVALRFLINMSTTEACCKLIICTGIVPHVVQCLYRSDVVALESLYHCCTLLINLSSDRGWISAALYKADVHLALRHLLVAPRRFPVQLLTHACCVLVNLTSSFATFVGDGGFALIDANIHNFLIDAVVAHSAAAVADKDGKGAHLAMHACWVVANLSQLDEVRHVLVDDRFVSRLVGVVALYSTDPRVFSKALQALAAVAASADDKAVLGGTRVPRAIVQLLATRRPLLAHLARLLFGVFANMAFHCNANKRRLTEYGAHRQIIRYMLVYRDDAALQVAGCRALFSIGINDKSKKIMLERLALETIQRLMTTHRQHVEAQKQGLLVLAALALVDMESRRILVDFGCLVNVQATLVQMPLVADVQTLGIIVLLRLARNECNLKRIAEIGAVRLTEQAMRQFPNEVDIQNCGATLLNNLCCGVVAKKQLGLSHKKAKVNRSDALVVQRFAGFSHHACPNCRTDDGGGGGSGASELIVTINPLPVDVFQDLVERGWFRRGGIHLFLYASSHASACDTVELRVRIDAFDASSRSSYGRVTKKCAKKCVTVRTIRPRFTDESFDLYRRYQTERHDAEHVTPESFRAHVVDSPLTPVTKDGVEYGTFHQEYRIDDRLVGVGVIDVLPRAVCSVYMYYDPSPDVAKLSLGIFSTLKEIEFAAALNRKGASISHYYLGNFNPNNAKLLYKASYQPAEVFCAYAQGGWLPYDASESDSILFKKNCLSVIKPPPPPPPLLLMSFLNDIRFRLEDKCWDYQGLVSQYVVNCQNRVQDALAALVGAVGPKIAARLTIDVEVIGADSH; encoded by the exons ATGGCGGCAACGATTTCCGCGCCGCCCGCGCCTACTTGGCGGCGGCACGAGCCGACGTCGGACGTTTCCGACCAACTTCCTTCGCTCAAGcatcgagacgacgacggtgcgAACGAAGACAATGGCAG TGCCGAATTGCCGGCGAACATCCGTCCGGCGGAACTGGACGTAATTTGCGGGAATCCGCTTCGCGTCATCCCCCTTCTGGAATTGGTGATGCAAAACGGCGTGGGAGccctaaaaacaaaagctCGCGGTCGCGTCAATTACGCGGGCGTTCTCGAACTCGTCCAGCTCGTCTGCAAACGTCACGAAAGCGATCACGGCGTCGCGCACGCGGTGCTCGACGCTCTCGACACGTTCATCAAATCGTGCCCGCcgcacgccgtcgccgctccgCTCGAAGAACTCGTTTTTGATCTACTCGCCGTCCATCGAGACAACggcagcgtcgtcgctcaCGTATTCGATAAATTTGCCGTCATGAGTGTGACGGAGCGACCGTGCTACGGCATTCTTCTCGCAATGAAAATGCTTCAGCCGGCCaacgtcgatgtcgtcgcaCACTGCATTCGACTCATGCGCAAGTCGAGAGATAAAGGCGGACTTGAGGCGATTTTCAATTGCGTTCaaacgctcgtcgtcggagcgTCGGTGCCGTGGAAACGCGGTCTCGTCAGTAGTAACGTTTTTTCCGAATTGCGTtcgcttctcgacgacgacgacgaggatctcgtcgtcttgtTGCCCATggcgaaacgatttctcgttttcgcgcgTCAGCTCATCGAACGAAACGAGCAAGTTTTGCGCGAAATGCTCGAACTTCGTCATCACTTGCCTATGCTCAAGTTAATGAGTCGActgggcgacgacgacgacgttcaattGCTCGGCTGTCAATTGCTTCACGTCTTCAGCTCGACGTCGGTCGGTCGTCGGCTCATCAATTGTTTGGAAGCGTACGATTGCATTGTGCACTGTCTCTGCAACTACGTCGATCGGGCGacgattctcgtcgtcgccttgcgTTTTCTTATCAATATGTCGACGACGGAGGCGTGTTGCAAGCTCATCATTTGCACGGGAATCGTTCCTCACGTCGTCCAATGTCTCTATCGATCCGACGTCGTTGCACTCGAATCGCTCTATCACTGTTGCACGCTTCTCATCAATTTGTCCAGCGATCGAGGCTGGATTAGCGCCGCTCTCTACAAAGCCGACGTTCATCTCGCTCTTCGGCATCTTCTTGTCGCTCCACGACGTTTTCCCGTTCAACTGCTCACGCACGCTTGTTGCGTTCTCGTCAATCTCACGTCGTCCTTCGCCactttcgtcggcgacggcggattTGCTCTCATCGACGCAAACATTCATAACTTTCtaatcgacgccgtcgtcgcgcactccgccgccgctgtcgccGACAAAGACGGAAAAGGCGCTCATCTCGCCATGCACGCCTGCTGGGTCGTCGCCAATTTGAGTCAACTCGACGAAGTGCGacacgttctcgtcgacgatcgattcgtttctcgtctcgtcggcgtcgtcgctctctaTTCCACCGATCCGCGCGTCTTCTCCAAAGCGCTTCAAgcgctcgccgccgtcgccgcgtcggcCGACGACAAGGCCGTACTGGGCGGAACGCGCGTGCCGCGAGCAATCGTTCAGCTgctcgcgacgcgacgaccgCTTCTCGCTCATCTCGCTCGCTTGCTATTCGGCGTCTTCGCCAATATGGCCTTTCACTGCAACGCTAATAAACGTCGTCTCACCGAATACGGCGCTCATCGGCAGATAATTCGCTACATGCTCGTctatcgcgacgacgctgccCTCCAG gtgGCTGGCTGTCGGGCCCTGTTCAGTATTGGCATCAATGACaagagcaaaaaaattatgcTGGAACGACTCGCTCTCGAGACGATTCAACGACTAATGACGACCCATCGTCAGCACGTCGAAGCGCAAAAACAAGGACTGCTCGTCTTGGCGGCATTGGCGCTCGTCGACATGGAATCGCGACGCATTCTCGTCGACTTTGGCTGTCTCGTCAACGTTCAAGCGACTCTTGTTCAGATGCCGCTCGTTGCCGACGTGCAAACGCTCGGAATCATCGTCCTCTTGCGACTGGCGAGAAACGAGTGCAACTTGAAACGAATCGCCGAAATTGGCGCCGTGCGGCTGACCGAACAGGCAATGAGGCAATTTCCCAACGAAGTGGACATACAGAATTGCGGGGCGACGCTCTTGAACAATCTCTGCTGCGGCGTGGTGGCGAAAAAACAATTGGGACTTTCTCacaagaaagcgaaagtgaATCGCAGCGACGCTCTCGTTGTTCAACGTTTCGCCGGCTTTTCTCATCACGCCTGTCCCAACTGTCgcaccgacgacggcggcggcggcggcagtggGGCGTCCGAGTTGATCGTGACAATCAATCCGCTacccgtcgacgtctttcaagatctcgtcgaacgcgGCTGGTTTCGTCGCGGCGGCAttcatctctttctctacgCTTCGTCTCACGCGTCCGCCTGCGACACGGTCGAACTGCGCGTGCGAATCGACGCATTCGACGcctcgtcgcgatcgtccTACGGGCGCGtgacgaaaaaatgcgcCAAGAAGTGTGTCACCGTGCGTACGATTCGACCGCGCTTCACcgacgaatcgttcgacTTATATCGTCGCTATCAGACGGAGCGGCACGACGCCGAACACGTCACGCCGGAGTCGTTTCGcgctcacgtcgtcgacagtCCGCTGACGCCCGTTACCAAGGACGGCGTCGAGTACGGCACATTTCATCAAGAGTATCGCATTgacgatcgtctcgttgGCGTCGGCGTCATCGACGTTCTTCCGCGTGCCGTCTGCAGCGTCTATATGTACTATGATCCGTCGCCGGACGTCGCGAAGCTCTCCCTGGGCATCTTTTCGACGCTaaaggaaatcgaattcGCCGCGGCGTTAAATAGAAAAGGAGCGTCTATTTCGCACTATTACTTGGGCAATTTTAATCCGAATAATGCAAAGCTGCTCTACAAGGCTTCGTATCAGCCCGCCGAGGTGTTCTGCGCTTACGCGCAGGGGGGCTGGTTGCCTTATGATGCGTCGGAATCAGATTCGATTTTGTTcaagaaaaattgtctttcAGTTATCAagccaccgccaccgccgccgccgctgctccTCATGAGCTTTCTGAATGATATCAGATTTCGGCTTGAGGATAAGTGCTGGGACTACCAAGGCTTGGTGTCTCAGTATGTAGTCAACTGTCAGAATAGAGTGCAGGACGCTCTCGCAGCGCTTGTTGGTGCAGTTGGACCAAAGATCGCTGCTAGACTCACGATAGATGTGGAGGTGATAGGGGCAGACAGCCACTAA